The segment CCACGCCGTCGATCGTGGTGTCGAAGGCAAAGCGCACCCCGTCGCGCTCCATCCGCGCCTGCACCACCGCCGCGGCGTCCGGATCCTCTCGGGGCAGGATATGCGGGGTCAGCTCGAACACCGTCACTTCACTGCCGAAGCGGGCGAAGGCCTGGGCGAGCTCGCAACCGATGGGACCGGCGCCGATGACGGCGAGGCGCCGCGGCAGCGACGTCAGCGAGAAGACCGTCTCGTTGGTCAGGAAACCCGTCTCCCCGAGGCCGGGAATCGGCAGGGCGGTGGCGCGCGCGCCGGTGCAGACCGCGGCCCGCGCGAAGCGCAGCGTGGCGTCGCCCACCCGCACGGTGTCGCGGCCCGTGAAGCGGCCCTCGCCGATGAAGACGTCCACGCCGAGCCCCTTGAACCGTTCGGCCGAGTCGACGCGGCTGATCGCCGCGCGGAGCCGGCGCATGCGGGCCATCGCGGCCCCGAAGTCCCGCTCGACGCCGCCCGGGAACGTCAGACCGAACTCGGCCCCGTCCCGTGCGGACGCCCACACGCGCGCCGCGCGGATGATTCCCTTCGACGGTACGCAACCGACGTTCAGGCAGTCGCCGCCCATCAGGTGCCGCTCGATCAGCGCCACCTTCGCACCGATGCCGGCGGCGACCGCGGCGGTCACGAGCCCGGCCGTGCCGGCGCCGATCACGACCAGGTTGTAACGCCCGTCCGACGTCGGGTTCTCCCACTCCGGCGGATGGACGTTGGCGGCGAGCCGCCGGTTGAACTCGTCGTCGGGAAGCAACGGGGCAGGGGCTGTACTCATGGCGAAGGGTAGGATAGCGGTTTTGCGGCGCCGCGCGACGGCCGTAACCGGCGCTCACCGCAACCGCCCGCCGGACCGTCACCCGCGCTACTGCAGGCCGGATGAGCCACGCTCCTCGCGGCCGTGTGCTGCCGTGGCGGTATCGCTGTACACTTGCTTGATCCTTGGGGGTGAGCATGTCCGGATCGCGGACGTTCGTCGCAGCACTCGCCGTTGTCGCCGCCGTCGCCGCCCAGGCGCCGGTTCCCGCCGTCGCTCAGACCGATCCGCTCGAGATCATCGATCGCGTCGACCGCATGCTGCGGGGCGACTCGAGTCACGGCACCTTCACGATGGAGGTCGTGACCGAGAACTGGGACCGCAGCATGACGATGGAGGTCTGGTCGCTCGGCACCGACTACAGCCTGGTGCGCGTGGAGGCTCCGCGGCGGGAGGCGGGCACGGCGACGCTGAAGGCCGAGGACGACATCTGGAACTACCTGCCCAAGGTCGACCGGTCGATCAAGATTCCGGCGTCGATGATGGGCGGGTCGTGGATGGGCTCGCACTTCACGAACGACGATCTCGTGAAGGACAGCCGGCTCATCGAGGACTACGACGTCGAGATCGCCTTCGAAGGCGACGCTGACGGCGTCGCGGTGTGGGACTTCATTCTCAGGCCGAAGCCGGAGGTCCCGGTGGTCTGGGGGAGCATCGAGTACCGCATCCGGCAGGGCGACTACATGCCGTTGTGGACGAAGTTCTACGACGAGGACGGCGAGCTCGCCCGCACGATGGAGCACAGCGCGTTCACCGAGATGGGCGGGCGCCTGCTGCCCGCGGTGATGGACATGTACCCGGCCGACAAGCCGGGCGAGCGGACCACGATGCGCTACGAGGAGATCGAGTTCGACATCGACGTCGACTCCTCGTTTTTCTCCCTTCGCAACCTGCAGGGCGGGCGGGGCCGGCGTCGGTGAAGGAGTCGCCCTGGCCGCGCATAGGCTGGCGCAACCTCGGCCGGAACCGCAAGCGCACCGTGCTGACCTCGCTGGGGCTCGGGGTCGGCTACTTCGCCTGCGTGTTCGTCGTCGGGTGGTCCGAGGGGATCATGGCCGAGCTGGTCGAGAACGCGACCTCGCTCGTCACGGGGCAGATCGAGATCCACGACGCCGAGTACCGGCCGGACAGGAGCCTGTACGACACCATCGGCGGCCGCGAGGGCGCTGACGTGGGGGCGCTGTTGCGCGCCATCGACGCGGACGAGGCGGTCGTCGCGGCGGCCCCCCGCGTCTACGCGGGCGGGCTGGTCAGCTCCGGCGAGGCGACGTCGGCGGGGATGTTCCTGGGAGTCGACCCCGAGCGCGAGGTGGCGCTGACCCGCTTCCTCGACCCGCTGGTCGAAGGCGCGCTGCCGGTGGCGGGTCGCTACGAGCTGGTCATCGGCGAGGAGATGGGCCGGCAGCTCTCGGTCGGCGTCGGCGACGAGCTCGTCCTGGTGGGGTCCGGCGCGGACGGGTCGATGGCGAACGATCTGTACACCGTGGCGGGCATCTACCGGACCGGGCTGGTCGAGTTCGAC is part of the Acidobacteriota bacterium genome and harbors:
- a CDS encoding mercuric reductase, whose protein sequence is MSTAPAPLLPDDEFNRRLAANVHPPEWENPTSDGRYNLVVIGAGTAGLVTAAVAAGIGAKVALIERHLMGGDCLNVGCVPSKGIIRAARVWASARDGAEFGLTFPGGVERDFGAAMARMRRLRAAISRVDSAERFKGLGVDVFIGEGRFTGRDTVRVGDATLRFARAAVCTGARATALPIPGLGETGFLTNETVFSLTSLPRRLAVIGAGPIGCELAQAFARFGSEVTVFELTPHILPREDPDAAAVVQARMERDGVRFAFDTTIDGVEPVTGDDPDGSGKRIRYTTAGEAREATVDEILVGVGRAPNVEGLGLEEAGVSYDRSGVQVDAYLRTGNPRIYAAGDICSPFKFTHAADAMAQIVIQNALFPHPFGLGMASTESLNIPWCTYTEPEIAHVGMYEADARKKGIDVETFTQPLADVDRAVLDGEDAGFARVHVRKGTDRILGATIVAADAGNLITEVSVAMKAGVGLGTIGATIHPYPTQAEALRKAANQMRKARFSDRQKAILSRLFAWRR
- a CDS encoding outer membrane lipoprotein-sorting protein yields the protein MSMSGSRTFVAALAVVAAVAAQAPVPAVAQTDPLEIIDRVDRMLRGDSSHGTFTMEVVTENWDRSMTMEVWSLGTDYSLVRVEAPRREAGTATLKAEDDIWNYLPKVDRSIKIPASMMGGSWMGSHFTNDDLVKDSRLIEDYDVEIAFEGDADGVAVWDFILRPKPEVPVVWGSIEYRIRQGDYMPLWTKFYDEDGELARTMEHSAFTEMGGRLLPAVMDMYPADKPGERTTMRYEEIEFDIDVDSSFFSLRNLQGGRGRRR